From a single Onychomys torridus chromosome 9, mOncTor1.1, whole genome shotgun sequence genomic region:
- the LOC118591566 gene encoding olfactory receptor 10G2-like, producing the protein MRRNRNTSLDTVVTDFILLGLAHPPSLRTFLFLVFFLIYILTQLGNLLILLTVWADPKLHARPMYILLGVLSFLDMWLSSVIVPRIILNFTPASKAIPFGGCVAQLYFFHFLGSTQCFLYTLMAYDRYLAICQPLRYPVLMNGKLCTILVAGAWVAGSIHGSIQATLTFRLPYCGPKQVDYFFCDIPAVLRLACADTTANELVTFVDIGVVAASCFMLILLSYANIVHAILKIRTADGRRRAFSTCGSHLTVVTVYYVPCIFIYLRAGSKSPLDGAVAVFYTVMTPLLNPLIYTLRNQEVTSALKRLRAGRGNVDGDK; encoded by the coding sequence AtgaggagaaacagaaacacatcgCTGGACACTGTGGTGACAGATTTCATTCTCCTCGGCTTGGCTCACCCCCCAAGTCTAAGAACTTTCCTCTTCCTGGTCTTCTTCCTTATTTACATCCTGACACAGCTGGGTAACCTGCTCATTCTGCTCACTGTGTGGGCTGACCCCAAGTTGCATGCCCGTCCTATGTACATTCTTCTAGGTGTGCTCTCATTCCTGGACATGTGGCTCTCCTCAGTCATTGTTCCTCGAATTATATTAAATTTCACTCCTGCCAGCAAGGCCATCCCATTTGGTGGCTGTGTAGCTCAACTGTATTTCTTCCACTTCCTAGGCAGCACTCAGTGCTTCCTCTACACTTTGATGGCCTATGACAGGTACTTGGCAATATGCCAGCCTCTTCGCTACCCTGTGCTCATGAATGGAAAGTTATGCACAATCTTAGTGGCTGGAGCTTGGGTAGCTGGCTCCATTCACGGGTCTATTCAAGCCACTCTGACTTTCCGATTGCCCTACTGTGGACCCAAGCAAGTAGATTACTTCTTCTGTGACATTCCTGCAGTGTTGAGACTGGCCTGTGCTGACACAACAGCCAATGAACTTGTGACCTTTGTGGACATTGGGGTGGTGGCCGCCAGTTGCTTCATGCTGATTCTGCTCTCCTATGCCAACATAGTTCATGCCATCTTGAAGATCCGCACTGCTGACGGCAGGCGGCGTGCCTTCTCCACCTGTGGCTCCCATCTCACTGTCGTCACAGTCTACTATGTCCCCTGTATCTTCATCTACCTTCGGGCAGGCTCCAAGAGTCCCTTGGATGGAGCAGTCGCTGTATTTTACACTGTCATGACTCCATTACTGAACCCCCTCATCTACACCCTGAGAAACCAGGAAGTGACGTCTGCTCTGAAGAGGCTAAGAGCAGGGAGAGGGAATGTGGATGGAGACAAGTAG